Proteins encoded together in one Streptomyces sp. TLI_171 window:
- a CDS encoding single-stranded DNA-binding protein encodes MAGETVITLVGNLVDDPELRFTPSGAAVAKFRIASTPRTFDRQTNEWKDGESLFLTCNVWRQPAENVAESLQRGMRVIVQGRLRQRSYETKEGEKRTVFEVEVDEVGPSLRSATAKVTRANRTGGPGGGGGFGGGGQQGGGGYGGGGQQGGGNWGGSSGGGQSGPSDDPWASSAPSSGNQGGSWGAPSGGGFSEEPPF; translated from the coding sequence ATGGCAGGCGAGACCGTCATCACCCTCGTCGGCAACCTCGTCGACGACCCCGAGCTCCGCTTCACCCCCTCGGGTGCCGCGGTGGCCAAGTTCCGCATCGCGTCCACTCCGCGCACCTTCGACCGCCAGACCAACGAGTGGAAGGACGGCGAGAGCCTCTTCCTCACGTGCAACGTCTGGCGTCAGCCCGCGGAGAACGTGGCCGAGTCCCTGCAGCGCGGCATGCGCGTGATCGTGCAGGGCCGACTGCGCCAGCGGTCTTACGAGACCAAGGAAGGCGAGAAGCGGACGGTCTTCGAGGTCGAGGTCGATGAGGTCGGCCCCAGCCTGCGTTCGGCGACCGCCAAGGTCACCCGCGCCAACCGGACCGGTGGTCCGGGCGGTGGCGGCGGCTTCGGCGGCGGCGGCCAGCAGGGTGGCGGCGGTTACGGCGGCGGCGGCCAGCAGGGTGGCGGCAACTGGGGCGGCAGCTCCGGTGGCGGCCAGTCCGGTCCGTCCGACGACCCGTGGGCGTCCAGCGCCCCGTCGTCCGGCAACCAGGGCGGCAGCTGGGGTGCCCCGTCCGGTGGCGGCTTCTCGGAAGAGCCCCCGTTCTAA
- the rpsF gene encoding 30S ribosomal protein S6, with protein MRHYEVMVILDPSVEERAVSPLIESFLNVVRTSGGKVEKVDTWGRRRLAYEINKQSEGIYSVIDLKATPEVVKELDRQFSLSESVLRTKVLRPDTH; from the coding sequence ATGCGTCACTACGAGGTGATGGTCATCCTCGACCCCTCGGTCGAGGAGCGCGCTGTCTCTCCCCTGATCGAGAGCTTCCTCAACGTCGTCCGCACCAGCGGCGGCAAGGTTGAGAAGGTCGACACCTGGGGTCGTCGTCGCCTGGCGTACGAGATCAACAAGCAGTCCGAGGGCATCTACTCGGTCATCGACCTCAAGGCCACGCCCGAGGTCGTCAAGGAGCTCGACCGCCAGTTCAGCCTGAGCGAGTCGGTTCTGCGGACCAAGGTCCTGCGCCCGGACACCCACTGA
- a CDS encoding peptidoglycan bridge formation glycyltransferase FemA/FemB family protein — protein sequence MSLRLRTITREEHLAFVQSRPSASHMQVPSWADVKAEWRAESLGWFDASGEIVGAGLVLYRQLPKVKRYLAYLPEGPVIDWFDADLDRWLKPMLAHLKAQGAFTVKMGPPVVVRRWEAPTIKEAIAGKHAKRLRDLEPDWYEPRALETAERLRRSGWLQGEDGGAGFGDVQPRYVFQVPLGGRSLDDVQRGFNQLWRRNIKKAEKSGVEVVQGGYEDLAVFHKLYVVTAERDHFTPRPLGYFQRMWKALTAEDPNRMRLYLAYHEGEPLAATTMLTVGEHVWYSYGASANHKREVKPSNAIQWRMIRDSYALGASIYDLRGISDTLDEDDHLFGLIQFKVGTGGQAAEYLGEWDFPLNKLLHKALDLYMSRR from the coding sequence ATGAGCCTGCGGCTGCGGACGATCACGCGTGAGGAACACCTGGCTTTCGTGCAGAGCCGGCCCTCGGCCAGCCACATGCAGGTGCCCTCCTGGGCGGACGTGAAGGCGGAGTGGCGCGCGGAGAGCCTGGGGTGGTTCGACGCGTCCGGCGAGATCGTCGGCGCCGGCCTGGTGCTCTACCGCCAGCTGCCCAAGGTGAAGCGGTACCTGGCGTACCTGCCGGAGGGTCCGGTGATCGACTGGTTCGACGCCGACCTGGACCGCTGGCTGAAGCCGATGCTGGCGCACCTGAAGGCGCAGGGCGCGTTCACGGTGAAGATGGGCCCGCCGGTGGTGGTCCGGCGCTGGGAGGCGCCCACCATCAAGGAGGCGATCGCCGGCAAGCACGCCAAGCGGCTGCGCGACCTCGAACCCGACTGGTACGAGCCGCGCGCCCTGGAGACCGCCGAGCGGCTGCGCCGGTCCGGCTGGCTGCAGGGCGAGGACGGCGGCGCCGGCTTCGGCGACGTCCAGCCCCGGTACGTGTTCCAGGTGCCGCTGGGCGGCCGCTCGCTGGACGACGTGCAGCGCGGCTTCAACCAGCTGTGGCGGCGCAACATCAAGAAGGCCGAGAAGAGCGGCGTCGAGGTGGTCCAGGGCGGCTACGAGGACCTCGCGGTCTTCCACAAGCTGTACGTGGTCACCGCGGAGCGCGACCACTTCACCCCGCGCCCGCTCGGCTACTTCCAGCGGATGTGGAAGGCGCTCACCGCCGAGGACCCCAACCGGATGCGGCTCTACCTCGCCTACCACGAGGGCGAGCCGCTGGCCGCCACCACGATGCTCACGGTCGGCGAGCACGTCTGGTACTCCTACGGCGCCTCCGCCAACCACAAGCGCGAGGTCAAGCCGTCCAACGCGATCCAGTGGCGGATGATCCGGGACTCCTACGCGCTCGGCGCGAGCATCTACGACCTGCGCGGCATCAGCGACACCCTGGACGAGGACGACCACCTGTTCGGCCTGATCCAGTTCAAGGTCGGCACCGGCGGCCAGGCCGCGGAGTACCTCGGCGAGTGGGACTTCCCGCTCAACAAGCTGCTGCACAAGGCGCTCGACCTGTACATGTCGCGCCGTTGA
- a CDS encoding alanine racemase, producing MTLTMYVDGDRWRAHQRGLLAEFPGLVPVAKGNGYGFGNARLAAEAGRLGAPMLAVGTADEAAGLAGAFPGDLLVLTPYRPGEPDVDLPAARVVRTVAHAEALAALPAGTRVVVECMTSMRRHGVAVGELSRLPVRQLALEGFALHLPLDRPDGSDPVEEVAGLVRAIGEAGLPTSTVYLSHLAAKDLLRLAERYPDTGFRSRIGTRLWLGDVEALANRATVLDVTPVARGERYGYRQHKAPSDGHLLVASGGTAHGVGLEAPKYVHGILPRAKGLARAGLATVNRTLSPYSWQGKQLWFAEPPHMQVSILFLPSELKPPAIGDELSLTVRHTTTHFDRVVER from the coding sequence ATGACCTTGACGATGTACGTGGACGGCGACCGCTGGCGGGCGCACCAGCGCGGCCTGCTGGCCGAGTTCCCCGGGCTCGTCCCGGTCGCCAAGGGCAACGGCTACGGCTTCGGCAACGCCCGGCTGGCCGCCGAGGCCGGCCGGCTCGGCGCCCCGATGCTCGCCGTCGGCACCGCCGACGAAGCGGCCGGCCTGGCCGGCGCCTTCCCCGGCGACCTCCTGGTGCTCACCCCGTACCGCCCCGGCGAGCCCGACGTGGACCTGCCCGCCGCCCGCGTGGTGCGCACCGTGGCGCACGCCGAGGCGCTGGCCGCGCTGCCCGCCGGGACCCGGGTGGTCGTGGAGTGCATGACGTCCATGCGGCGGCACGGGGTGGCGGTCGGCGAACTGTCCCGGCTGCCGGTGCGGCAGCTGGCGCTGGAGGGCTTCGCGCTGCACCTGCCGCTGGACCGGCCGGACGGCAGCGACCCGGTCGAGGAGGTGGCGGGCCTGGTCCGGGCGATCGGCGAGGCGGGGCTGCCCACCAGCACCGTGTACCTCAGCCACCTGGCCGCCAAGGACCTGCTCCGGCTGGCCGAGCGCTACCCCGACACCGGCTTCCGGTCCCGGATCGGCACCCGGCTGTGGCTCGGCGACGTGGAGGCGCTGGCCAACCGCGCCACCGTCCTGGACGTCACCCCGGTCGCCCGCGGCGAGCGCTACGGCTACCGGCAGCACAAGGCCCCCTCCGACGGCCACCTGCTGGTCGCCTCCGGCGGCACCGCGCACGGCGTCGGCCTGGAGGCCCCCAAGTACGTGCACGGGATACTGCCCCGGGCCAAGGGCCTGGCCCGGGCGGGCCTGGCCACCGTCAACCGGACGCTGTCGCCGTACTCCTGGCAGGGCAAGCAGCTCTGGTTCGCCGAGCCGCCGCACATGCAGGTGTCCATCCTGTTCCTGCCGAGCGAGCTCAAGCCGCCGGCGATCGGCGACGAGCTCTCGCTGACGGTCCGCCACACCACCACGCACTTCGACCGGGTGGTCGAGCGCTGA
- a CDS encoding glycosyltransferase family 87 protein, translated as MCAMTSSLRDETSAPGPAQAAGPLPNTVVVPADEDPVAEAGSELLGGPPGRRALLGVSWWTPARFLALAVIVTYVLGLFQKAPCYTDGWFHGATTQYTKACYSDIPHLFSGRGFADGLHPYLDPIPQGSPDMQFLEYPVLTGLFMQIAAWLTTRTGDIMSREQWFWMVNAGMLMICAVVAVVATSRAQRRRPWDALLFALAPALALNATINWDLLAVALAAVAMAYWSGSKPVWAGVFIGLATAAKLYPALLLGPLLILCLRAGKWREFGLAFGGAVGAWLLVDLPIMLANWKGWLTFYSFSQTRKEDFGSFWLILMQGVNKGKNLESLNTWIAGLLVVSCLAIGWLGVSAARRPRFAQLAFLVVAAFVLTNKVYSPQYVLWLIPLAALARPRWRDFLIWQACEVLYFLGVWSYLANISDSKHHGIDQDWYHFAIALHLVGTLYLCYVVVRDILHPERDPVRWDGSDDPSGGVLDGAPDRFVLGTARGLREEESYADYAPGADWLAKADTGPEPKAE; from the coding sequence ATGTGCGCCATGACGTCCAGCCTGCGTGACGAGACCTCAGCGCCCGGCCCCGCCCAGGCCGCGGGCCCGCTGCCCAACACCGTGGTGGTGCCCGCGGACGAGGACCCGGTCGCGGAGGCCGGCAGCGAGCTGCTCGGCGGTCCGCCCGGTCGCCGGGCGCTGCTCGGGGTGTCCTGGTGGACGCCGGCCAGGTTCCTCGCGCTGGCGGTGATCGTCACCTACGTGCTGGGCCTGTTCCAGAAGGCCCCGTGCTACACGGACGGCTGGTTCCACGGCGCCACCACCCAGTACACGAAGGCCTGTTACAGCGACATCCCGCACCTGTTCTCCGGGCGCGGCTTCGCGGACGGGCTGCACCCGTACCTGGACCCGATCCCGCAGGGCTCGCCGGACATGCAGTTCCTGGAGTACCCGGTGCTGACCGGTCTGTTCATGCAGATCGCGGCCTGGCTGACCACCCGCACCGGCGACATCATGAGCCGCGAGCAGTGGTTCTGGATGGTCAACGCCGGGATGCTGATGATCTGCGCGGTGGTCGCCGTGGTCGCCACCTCCCGCGCCCAGCGCCGCCGCCCGTGGGACGCGCTGCTGTTCGCGCTGGCGCCCGCGCTGGCGCTGAACGCCACCATCAACTGGGACCTGCTGGCGGTGGCTCTGGCCGCCGTGGCGATGGCCTACTGGTCGGGTTCCAAGCCGGTCTGGGCGGGCGTGTTCATCGGTCTGGCCACCGCCGCCAAGCTCTACCCGGCCCTGCTGCTGGGGCCGCTGCTGATCCTCTGTCTGCGGGCCGGCAAGTGGCGGGAGTTCGGGCTGGCCTTCGGCGGCGCGGTCGGCGCCTGGCTGCTGGTCGACCTGCCGATCATGCTGGCCAACTGGAAGGGCTGGCTGACCTTCTACAGTTTCAGCCAGACCCGCAAGGAGGACTTCGGCTCCTTCTGGCTGATCCTGATGCAGGGCGTCAACAAGGGCAAGAACCTGGAGAGCCTGAACACCTGGATCGCGGGCCTGCTGGTGGTCAGCTGCCTGGCGATCGGCTGGCTCGGCGTCAGCGCCGCCCGCCGCCCGCGCTTCGCCCAGCTGGCCTTCCTGGTGGTCGCCGCCTTCGTGCTGACCAACAAGGTGTACTCGCCGCAGTACGTGCTCTGGCTGATCCCGCTGGCCGCGCTGGCGCGCCCGCGCTGGCGCGACTTCCTGATCTGGCAGGCCTGCGAGGTGCTGTACTTCCTCGGCGTCTGGTCGTACCTGGCCAACATCAGCGACAGCAAGCACCACGGCATCGACCAGGACTGGTACCACTTCGCCATCGCGCTGCACCTGGTCGGCACCCTCTACCTCTGCTACGTGGTGGTCCGCGACATCCTCCACCCCGAGCGCGACCCGGTCCGCTGGGACGGCAGCGACGACCCGTCGGGCGGCGTCCTGGACGGCGCCCCGGACCGGTTCGTCCTCGGCACCGCCCGCGGCCTGCGCGAGGAGGAGAGCTACGCCGACTACGCCCCGGGGGCCGACTGGCTGGCCAAGGCCGACACCGGGCCGGAGCCGAAGGCCGAGTAG
- a CDS encoding peptidoglycan-binding protein has product MLLTGSGVGAALLIKSPAQAAADTRPPAADVLTAPVERQVLTSTLVTRGQVTADQTVDIIPTASGGTSGAAVVTKLPLKAGDQVSAGVPVLEVSGRPVFPLQGDLPVYRDLKPGATGQDVVQLQGALRALGFGTGHDPAGTFGEGTKAAVTALYRAHGYDPMPSSPDGAAQVTAAEEAVTSSQRAVEDSTDELAAIRSAQAAGPTGAPSAGTDRPDPDAAAQKRVARATEDLARLRARLDTVRAETGPMVPTGEIVYLSAFPARVGGLSGRVGSIVNGKVMTISAGALVVTGKLDQADHGLVHPGQQVEVLSEISGTRATATVSAVGDAPEAADPAGEAQGQGSSTSGRPPGYRLTVRPDSPLDPQLAGQDVRLTIVAASSAGPVLVVPVTAVSADADGRTVVTVLENSQRHRVEVTTGTVGGGSVEVQPVSAGTLHEGEQVVVGIRSGRPGGDK; this is encoded by the coding sequence GTGCTGCTCACCGGATCGGGTGTCGGCGCCGCCCTGCTCATCAAGTCCCCGGCCCAGGCCGCGGCCGACACCCGGCCGCCCGCGGCCGACGTGCTGACCGCCCCGGTGGAACGCCAGGTGCTGACCTCCACCCTCGTCACCCGGGGCCAGGTGACCGCCGATCAGACGGTGGACATCATCCCCACCGCCTCCGGCGGGACGTCCGGGGCCGCGGTGGTGACCAAGCTTCCGCTCAAGGCCGGGGACCAGGTGTCCGCCGGGGTCCCGGTGCTCGAGGTGTCGGGCCGACCCGTCTTCCCGCTGCAGGGCGACCTGCCGGTGTACCGGGACCTCAAGCCCGGCGCCACCGGCCAGGACGTCGTCCAACTCCAGGGTGCCCTGCGCGCCTTGGGCTTCGGCACGGGCCACGACCCGGCGGGGACATTCGGCGAGGGCACCAAGGCGGCGGTCACCGCGCTGTACCGTGCCCACGGCTACGACCCGATGCCGAGCTCGCCGGACGGAGCCGCCCAGGTCACGGCCGCCGAGGAGGCGGTGACGTCAAGTCAGCGCGCAGTGGAGGACTCAACGGACGAGCTCGCCGCCATCCGGTCGGCACAGGCCGCCGGTCCCACCGGAGCCCCGTCGGCCGGAACGGATCGGCCGGACCCCGATGCCGCCGCCCAGAAGAGGGTCGCCCGCGCCACCGAGGACCTTGCCAGGCTCCGGGCCAGGCTCGACACCGTCCGCGCCGAGACCGGACCGATGGTGCCGACCGGAGAAATCGTCTACCTCTCGGCCTTCCCCGCTCGCGTCGGTGGTCTCTCCGGCCGGGTCGGCTCCATCGTCAACGGCAAGGTCATGACCATCTCGGCGGGCGCACTGGTGGTCACCGGGAAGCTCGACCAGGCAGACCACGGCCTGGTCCACCCGGGCCAGCAGGTGGAAGTGCTGTCCGAAATCAGCGGCACCCGGGCCACTGCGACGGTCTCCGCCGTCGGGGACGCCCCGGAGGCCGCCGACCCGGCGGGCGAGGCCCAGGGGCAGGGGTCCTCGACCTCCGGCCGGCCGCCCGGCTACCGACTGACGGTCCGGCCCGACTCCCCACTGGATCCTCAACTGGCCGGACAGGACGTCAGGCTGACCATCGTGGCGGCGTCCTCCGCCGGGCCTGTGCTGGTCGTGCCCGTTACCGCCGTGTCCGCGGACGCCGACGGACGCACCGTGGTGACCGTCCTCGAGAACTCCCAGCGCCATCGGGTCGAGGTGACGACGGGCACGGTCGGCGGAGGCTCCGTTGAGGTGCAGCCGGTCTCCGCCGGAACGCTGCACGAGGGCGAACAGGTGGTCGTCGGCATCCGGAGTGGCCGCCCGGGAGGTGACAAGTGA
- a CDS encoding ABC transporter ATP-binding protein, with amino-acid sequence MSIPVLEFENVGLTYPGPPPVRALHSCDLVVEHGDYLTVVGPSGSGKSSFLNLAGLLDRPTEGRYLLDGLDTATLSDGERTALRGRRIGFVFQSFHLLPHRSATENVALALLYAGLGGRREAARRRDLAREALDRVGLGHRLDSLPNRLSGGERQRVAIARALVGEPSLLLCDEPTGNLDSATADSVLTLIEQLNGSGMAVVLITHDQQVAARASRTVAIRDGVLTEAAAA; translated from the coding sequence GTGAGCATCCCCGTCCTTGAGTTCGAGAATGTCGGCCTCACCTATCCGGGGCCCCCTCCGGTCCGTGCCCTGCACTCCTGCGACCTCGTGGTGGAGCACGGGGACTACCTGACCGTGGTGGGACCGTCCGGCTCCGGCAAGTCCAGCTTCCTCAACCTGGCCGGCCTGCTGGACCGTCCGACCGAGGGCCGGTACCTGCTGGACGGCCTCGACACGGCGACGCTGTCGGACGGCGAACGGACCGCACTGCGCGGCCGCCGGATCGGCTTCGTCTTCCAGTCCTTCCACCTGCTCCCGCACCGGAGCGCCACCGAGAACGTCGCACTCGCGCTGCTCTACGCGGGGCTCGGTGGACGCCGCGAAGCGGCGAGGCGACGCGACCTGGCCAGGGAGGCCCTCGACCGGGTCGGCCTCGGCCACCGGCTGGACTCCCTGCCCAACCGGCTGTCCGGCGGCGAACGCCAGCGGGTGGCCATCGCGCGCGCGCTGGTGGGCGAGCCGAGCCTGCTGCTCTGCGACGAACCGACCGGCAACCTCGATTCGGCGACCGCGGACTCCGTGCTCACCCTGATCGAGCAACTGAACGGCTCCGGTATGGCGGTCGTCCTGATCACCCACGACCAGCAGGTCGCCGCGCGGGCCTCCCGCACGGTGGCGATCCGCGACGGTGTGCTGACCGAGGCGGCGGCAGCATGA
- a CDS encoding ABC transporter permease translates to MSRRSTPPGVEPSRLRFRDLCSEALAGVLQRPARSALTAVGTVLGVGTFVAVLGLTATAESQIDTRFDLLTATEVTVEDTGGTQPELTRLSFPADADERIQHLHGVQAAGVYWNVRLNDAGVRAAPVGRPRGDDQVAVVAASPGVLDAAEPHLVEGRLYDAWHDTTGQQVAVIGSTLAERLGLGALDTQPAVFIDDLPFLVVGVLDDVHRKPDLLMSVTVPRGTALRLWGEPTGERARMLISTKVGAARQIAAEAPLALDPAHPEAFDAVPPPDPRSLRTDVTSDLDQLFLLLSAICLVIGSIGIANTTLIAVLERTGEIGVRRALGARGRHVTAQFLAESASLGFLGGLVGTTLGVFTVLGVALARSWTPVVDPGTVAAAPAIGLVTGLAAGLYPAWRAARIQPAEALRR, encoded by the coding sequence ATGAGCCGACGATCCACCCCGCCCGGGGTCGAACCCTCCCGACTGCGCTTCCGCGACCTGTGCTCGGAGGCGCTGGCGGGTGTCCTCCAGCGCCCGGCCCGCTCCGCGCTGACCGCGGTCGGCACCGTGCTGGGCGTGGGCACCTTCGTGGCCGTACTCGGTCTCACCGCCACGGCCGAATCGCAGATCGACACCCGGTTCGACCTGCTCACCGCCACCGAGGTGACCGTCGAGGACACCGGCGGAACCCAACCGGAACTCACCCGGCTGTCCTTCCCCGCAGACGCCGACGAGCGGATCCAGCATCTCCACGGCGTGCAGGCCGCCGGGGTCTACTGGAACGTCAGGCTGAACGACGCCGGCGTGCGGGCCGCGCCGGTCGGCCGGCCGCGCGGGGACGACCAGGTGGCCGTGGTGGCGGCGTCGCCGGGCGTGCTGGACGCCGCCGAGCCACACCTGGTCGAGGGACGGCTGTACGACGCCTGGCACGACACCACCGGACAGCAGGTCGCCGTCATCGGTTCGACGCTCGCCGAACGCCTGGGGCTCGGCGCCTTGGACACCCAGCCTGCAGTGTTCATCGACGACCTGCCGTTCCTGGTGGTGGGCGTGCTGGACGACGTGCACCGGAAACCGGACCTGCTGATGTCGGTCACCGTCCCGCGCGGCACCGCGCTCAGGCTCTGGGGTGAACCGACCGGTGAGCGCGCCCGGATGCTGATCTCCACCAAGGTCGGCGCCGCCCGGCAGATCGCCGCCGAGGCCCCGCTCGCGCTCGATCCCGCGCACCCCGAGGCGTTTGACGCGGTACCGCCGCCCGACCCGCGGAGCCTGCGCACCGACGTGACCTCGGACCTCGACCAGCTGTTCCTGCTGCTGTCGGCGATCTGCCTGGTCATCGGTTCGATCGGCATCGCCAACACCACCCTGATCGCGGTGCTGGAGAGGACCGGGGAGATCGGGGTGCGCCGAGCCCTCGGGGCCCGGGGACGCCATGTCACGGCGCAGTTCCTCGCCGAGTCCGCCTCGCTGGGATTCCTGGGCGGCCTGGTCGGCACCACCCTCGGCGTCTTCACCGTGCTCGGCGTCGCGCTGGCGCGCTCCTGGACCCCGGTGGTCGACCCGGGCACGGTAGCCGCCGCGCCGGCCATCGGGCTCGTCACCGGGCTGGCAGCCGGCCTCTATCCGGCCTGGCGTGCGGCCCGGATCCAACCCGCCGAGGCGCTCCGGCGCTGA
- a CDS encoding transglycosylase domain-containing protein — MSEHRRRSANPGGEQPSRRADAGRPYAYGSPVEGAPEYGPGRTGGPGAPGAPRSGAARSGQGPVPGARRATRQTAEQPRLTRAEMRKQAKKGGGGGRGSAGGPPNGRSAGRNGKPGKKRLIDYPRFGRDGFKRWVPSWKQVLSLFLIFFGGGVAAVGTAYALVEVPNEKAALEIQSNVFYWADGTEMARTGNENQQLVQLSEISRPAQDAVIAAENETFRSDSGIDPKGIARAVYKMATGGETQGGSTITQQYVKNVYLSQDQTLSRKAKEFFITLKVNGEKTKDQILQGYLNTSWYGRGATGIQAAAQAYYGVDASKIDACQGAMLAGLLKGAGLYDPSLSKENHQRMVERWSWILDRMVTTKALSAEDRAKCKDFPEPIDAQKVTKTTGEITYLIDVAKKYVTAKDPSITAAALDRGGYQIHTTFQKDKVDALKKSVDDFSAATLKPDTRKEDQFVQVGAASVEPGGAIVALYGGPGAEKGQYSNNADGKILVGSTFKPIVLAAAMEDGVLTKNGEDGTPAKINPDSRYLADDNAQIYRADGSKAIGDDGKPYHQRNSDPGNKGYVTLRTAMQWSYNVPFVQLGQDVGGDKVRAMAEKLGMHEDTLAGANTLTLPLGTSVPSAIRLASVYSVFAAHGQQTDPYSVSSVKFRGKDLPNFAKPAPKAALDPLVADTITDVLQNAAKNGTGSKTNELGFPVAGKTGTTDKSVSAWFVGYTPSLVTSVGMWREEAGTNKGLLDLQGTGGKKEVHGGDYPADIFTRYMKVVGPGNPRNFTPPSGTWGEEVDSSGAPVTASPSASASASPTEQLPTGPAEPSPSTTPEPSTDPSPSSSPSCLLGLCPPTKSPRPSKSPTDTASPSASPGAAGGGGGQ; from the coding sequence ATGAGCGAACACCGGCGTAGGTCGGCCAACCCCGGGGGCGAGCAGCCGTCGCGGCGCGCCGACGCGGGCAGGCCTTATGCCTACGGCAGCCCGGTCGAGGGCGCACCCGAGTACGGGCCCGGCCGGACCGGCGGCCCGGGCGCCCCCGGCGCACCGCGGTCCGGTGCGGCACGCTCCGGCCAGGGGCCGGTGCCGGGTGCCCGGCGGGCCACCCGGCAGACCGCGGAGCAGCCCCGGCTGACCCGCGCCGAGATGCGCAAGCAGGCCAAGAAGGGCGGTGGCGGCGGCCGCGGCAGCGCGGGCGGCCCGCCGAACGGTCGGAGCGCGGGGCGGAACGGCAAGCCGGGCAAGAAGCGGCTGATCGACTACCCGCGGTTCGGCCGGGACGGCTTCAAGCGCTGGGTGCCGTCCTGGAAGCAGGTGCTGAGCCTGTTCCTGATCTTCTTCGGCGGCGGCGTGGCCGCGGTCGGCACCGCGTACGCGCTGGTCGAGGTGCCGAACGAGAAGGCCGCGCTGGAGATCCAGAGCAACGTCTTCTACTGGGCCGACGGCACCGAGATGGCCCGCACCGGCAACGAGAACCAGCAGCTGGTCCAGCTCTCGGAGATCAGCCGCCCGGCGCAGGACGCGGTGATCGCGGCGGAGAACGAGACCTTCCGCTCCGACTCCGGCATCGACCCCAAGGGCATCGCCCGCGCCGTCTACAAGATGGCCACCGGCGGCGAGACCCAGGGCGGCTCGACCATCACCCAGCAGTACGTGAAGAACGTCTACCTGTCGCAGGACCAGACGCTCTCCCGGAAGGCCAAGGAGTTCTTCATCACCCTGAAGGTCAACGGTGAGAAGACCAAGGACCAGATCCTCCAGGGCTACCTGAACACCAGCTGGTACGGCCGCGGCGCGACCGGCATCCAGGCCGCCGCGCAGGCCTACTACGGCGTGGACGCCAGCAAGATCGACGCCTGCCAGGGCGCCATGCTGGCGGGCCTGCTGAAGGGCGCCGGCCTGTACGACCCGAGCCTCAGCAAGGAGAACCACCAGCGGATGGTGGAGCGCTGGAGCTGGATCCTGGACCGGATGGTGACCACCAAGGCGCTGTCCGCCGAGGACCGCGCCAAGTGCAAGGACTTCCCCGAGCCGATCGACGCGCAGAAGGTCACCAAGACCACCGGCGAGATCACCTACCTGATCGACGTCGCCAAGAAGTACGTCACGGCCAAGGACCCGAGCATCACGGCGGCGGCCCTGGACCGCGGCGGCTACCAGATCCACACCACCTTCCAGAAGGACAAGGTCGACGCCCTGAAGAAGTCCGTGGACGACTTCTCGGCGGCCACCCTGAAGCCGGACACCCGGAAGGAGGACCAGTTCGTCCAGGTCGGCGCCGCCTCGGTGGAGCCCGGCGGGGCGATCGTGGCCCTCTACGGCGGCCCCGGCGCGGAGAAGGGCCAGTACAGCAACAACGCCGACGGCAAGATCCTGGTCGGTTCGACCTTCAAGCCCATCGTGCTGGCCGCCGCGATGGAGGACGGCGTCCTCACCAAGAACGGCGAGGACGGCACGCCGGCCAAGATCAACCCCGACTCCCGCTACCTGGCCGACGACAACGCGCAGATCTACCGCGCCGACGGCAGCAAGGCGATCGGTGACGACGGGAAGCCCTACCACCAGCGCAACAGCGACCCCGGCAACAAGGGGTACGTGACGCTGCGGACGGCCATGCAGTGGTCGTACAACGTGCCGTTCGTGCAGCTCGGCCAGGACGTCGGCGGCGACAAGGTCAGGGCGATGGCGGAGAAGCTCGGCATGCACGAGGACACCCTGGCGGGAGCCAACACGCTGACCCTGCCGCTGGGCACCTCGGTGCCGAGCGCGATCCGACTGGCCTCGGTGTACTCGGTGTTCGCGGCGCACGGCCAGCAGACCGACCCGTACTCGGTCAGCTCGGTGAAGTTCCGCGGCAAGGACCTGCCGAACTTCGCCAAGCCGGCGCCGAAGGCGGCGCTGGACCCGCTGGTCGCCGACACCATCACCGACGTGCTGCAGAACGCCGCGAAGAACGGCACCGGCAGCAAGACCAACGAGCTGGGCTTCCCGGTGGCCGGCAAGACCGGCACCACCGACAAGAGCGTCTCGGCCTGGTTCGTCGGCTACACGCCGAGCCTGGTCACCTCGGTCGGCATGTGGCGCGAGGAGGCGGGCACCAACAAGGGCCTGCTCGACCTGCAGGGCACCGGCGGCAAGAAGGAGGTCCACGGTGGTGACTACCCGGCGGACATCTTCACCCGCTACATGAAGGTGGTCGGCCCGGGCAACCCGAGGAACTTCACGCCCCCGTCCGGCACTTGGGGCGAGGAGGTGGACTCCTCCGGCGCCCCGGTGACCGCGTCCCCCTCGGCCTCCGCCTCGGCGTCGCCGACCGAGCAGCTGCCCACCGGTCCGGCCGAGCCGTCGCCGAGCACCACGCCGGAGCCGAGCACCGACCCGAGCCCGAGCAGCTCGCCGAGCTGCCTGCTGGGCCTGTGCCCGCCGACCAAGTCGCCGAGGCCCAGCAAGAGCCCGACCGACACGGCGAGCCCGAGCGCCAGCCCGGGTGCGGCCGGCGGAGGCGGCGGGCAGTAG